The following are from one region of the Dromaius novaehollandiae isolate bDroNov1 chromosome 26, bDroNov1.hap1, whole genome shotgun sequence genome:
- the CHMP7 gene encoding charged multivesicular body protein 7 translates to MCSPGRAPPGPAPAGDLPPEWETDDERMAFLFSAFKQSREVNSTEWDSKMAFWVGLVLARGRRRGAVRTCLRELQQGFERRGSVPLGLGTVLRELLRRGKMQRESDFMASVDSSWISWGVGVFILKPLKWTLSSVLGDSKVPEEEEVLIFVELLQEKAEEVYRLYQNSALSSHPVVALSELRSLCANVCPDERTFYLLLLQLQKEKRVTILEQNGEKIVKFARGLHAKVSPMNDVDIGVYQLMQSEQLLSQKVESLSQEAEKCKEDARSACRAGKKQLALRCLKSKRRTERRIEELHSKLDAVQGILDRIYASQTDQMVFNAYQAGVGALKLSMKDVTVEKAENLVDQIQELCDTQDEVAQTLAGVGINGLETDTEELEKELDSLLQDSTKEPVDLPPVPQKPLNPAVSDAELEAELEKLSLSDGDLAQKTPSASSEPKTALGLNL, encoded by the exons ATGTGCagcccggggcgggcgccgcctgggccggccccggcgggggacCTGCCGCCCGAGTGGGAGACGGACGACGAGCGCATGGCTTTCCTCTTCTCGGCCTTCAAGCAGAGCCGCGAGGTGAACAGCACCGAGTGGGACAGCAAGATGGCCTTCTGGGTCGGGCTGGTGctggcccgcggccgccgccgcggcgccgtgCGCACCTGCCTgcgggagctgcagcagggcttcGAGCGGCGCGGCAGCGTCCCGCTGGGCCTCGGCACCGTCCTCCGAGAGCTCCTCAG ACGTGGCAAAATGCAGAGAGAGTCAGACTTCATGGCCAGTGTAGACAGCAGCTGGATCTCTTGGGGTGTGGGAGTCTTTATTCTGAAACCCCTGAAGTGGACTCTATCGAGTGTGCTGGGTGACAGTAAAGTACCCGAGGAGGAAGAAGTTCTGATTTTTGTGGAGCTACTTCAG GAAAAGGCAGAGGAAGTGTATCGCTTATATCAGAACTCCGCGCTCTCTTCTCACCCTGTTGTTGCCCTCTCAGAGCTGCGTTCCCTCTGTGCCAACGTTTGTCCAGATGAAAGGACGTTCTACTTgttgctgctccagctgcagaaggaaaagagggTCACAATCCTGGAACAGAATGGAGAGAAG ATAGTGAAGTTTGCCCGAGGTCTTCATGCCAAAGTCTCCCCAATGAACGATGTGGATATTGGAGTATATCAGTTGATGCAAAGTGAACAGCTGCTGTCACAGAAGGTGGAGTCCCTTTCCCAGGAAGCAGAGAA GTGCAAAGAGGATGCCCGGAGTGCTTGTAGAGCTGGGAAAAAGCAACTG GCGCTGAGATGTTTGAAGTCCAAACGAAGGACAGAAAGGCGCATTGAAGAGCTTCATTCCAAGCTGGATGCAGTGCAAGGGATCTTGGATCGTATATATGCCTCCCAGACTGACCAGATG GTATTTAATGCCTATCAAGCTGGTGTGGGAGCTCTGAAACTGTCTATGAAGGATGTAACTGTGGAGAAGGCTGAGAACCTGGTGGATCAGATACAAGAG CTCTGTGACACTCAAGATGAAGTAGCTCAGACGCTGGCTGGAGTGGGGATCAACGGTCTAG AGACGGACACTGAGGAACTTGAGAAGGAGCTGGATAGTCTCCTCCAGGACTCAACTAAGGAGCCTGTAGATCTGCCTCCTGTTCCCCAGAAGCCGCTGAATCCTGCCGTTTCTGATGCTGAGCTTGAAGCTGAACTGGAAAAGCTCTCCCTTTCCGATGGAG ATTTGGCACAAAAGACTCCCTCTGCTTCCTCTGAACCCAAAACAGCTCTGGGACTGAATCTCTAA